A DNA window from Halomicrobium mukohataei DSM 12286 contains the following coding sequences:
- a CDS encoding CGCGG family putative rSAM-modified RiPP protein: MSVSHDDVEPVTDHVHENSWSVNLEQPAHGDDRDLVVAQAIDAIEHTASGNHVNLVTHGEHGHPETYLYDALEAREDVTYDYVEQCGCGGHVVRVQVQ, encoded by the coding sequence ATGAGCGTCTCACACGACGACGTCGAGCCCGTGACCGACCACGTCCACGAGAACTCCTGGTCGGTGAACCTCGAACAGCCAGCCCACGGCGACGACCGCGACCTCGTCGTGGCCCAGGCGATCGACGCGATCGAACACACGGCCTCGGGCAACCACGTCAACCTCGTCACGCACGGCGAGCACGGCCACCCGGAGACGTACCTCTACGACGCCCTCGAAGCGCGCGAGGACGTGACCTACGACTACGTCGAACAGTGTGGCTGTGGCGGCCACGTGGTCCGCGTCCAGGTGCAATGA
- a CDS encoding radical SAM protein — translation MRGVDVEERPLVLIWELTQACGLTCKHCRADARPERHPDELTTAEGKRLLDQAADFGDGQLVVLSGGDPLVRDDVTELVEYGTRQGLGMTLTPSGTESLTPERIEALQDAGLRRMALSLDGGDADSHDAFRGESGSFEATLAAAEAARETDLPLQINTTVCAETVDQLPAIRELVADLGAVMWSVFFLVPVGRGRVLTQISPDRAERVMEWLHEVSESEPFGLKTTEAPHYRRVTIERERDGEAGENDGLQRRTGIRAGQGFAFVSHTGEMYPSGFLPESAGNVRSEGVVDLYRESALFQRLRDDSALEGKCGACPYRGVCGGSRSRAYAATGDPMGSDPLCSFVPDEYDGPLPATHGERVPTD, via the coding sequence ATGAGGGGCGTCGACGTCGAGGAACGGCCGCTGGTGCTGATCTGGGAGCTGACACAGGCCTGTGGGCTGACCTGCAAGCACTGCCGGGCCGACGCCCGGCCCGAGCGTCATCCCGACGAGCTCACGACCGCCGAGGGCAAGCGGTTGCTCGATCAGGCCGCCGACTTCGGCGACGGCCAGCTGGTCGTGCTCTCGGGGGGCGACCCGCTCGTGCGCGACGACGTGACCGAACTCGTCGAGTACGGTACCCGGCAGGGACTGGGAATGACACTGACCCCCAGCGGCACCGAGTCGCTGACCCCGGAGCGCATCGAAGCCCTGCAGGACGCCGGGCTCCGCCGGATGGCCCTCTCTCTGGACGGTGGCGACGCCGACTCCCACGACGCCTTCCGCGGCGAGTCCGGGAGCTTCGAGGCGACGCTCGCGGCCGCCGAGGCCGCCCGTGAGACCGATCTCCCCTTGCAGATCAACACGACGGTGTGTGCCGAGACGGTCGACCAGCTGCCGGCGATCCGGGAACTCGTGGCCGACCTCGGTGCGGTCATGTGGTCGGTGTTCTTCCTCGTCCCGGTCGGTCGGGGTCGGGTGCTGACCCAGATCAGCCCCGACCGGGCCGAGCGAGTGATGGAGTGGCTCCACGAGGTCTCCGAGTCGGAGCCGTTCGGCCTCAAGACGACGGAAGCACCCCACTATCGACGGGTGACCATCGAGCGAGAGCGCGACGGAGAGGCCGGAGAGAACGACGGGCTCCAGCGTCGCACCGGCATCCGCGCGGGCCAGGGCTTTGCCTTCGTCAGTCACACCGGCGAGATGTACCCCTCGGGGTTCCTCCCGGAGTCGGCCGGCAACGTCCGCTCGGAGGGCGTCGTCGATCTGTATCGAGAGTCGGCGCTGTTTCAGCGCCTCCGTGACGACAGTGCCCTGGAAGGCAAATGCGGTGCCTGCCCCTACCGCGGGGTCTGTGGCGGGAGCCGTTCGCGGGCGTACGCGGCGACCGGCGACCCGATGGGCAGCGATCCGCTGTGTTCGTTCGTGCCCGACGAGTACGACGGTCCGCTCCCCGCGACCCACGGGGAGCGCGTTCCCACAGACTGA
- a CDS encoding helix-turn-helix domain-containing protein, with the protein MSEGLRVELAIDSPEACPVADASERVDGSVTNVTRSTGGEAVVEEFSAPAGTDVGEAVEPLFENGSEARYRFRRDPDQDCFCDAVETFDCAVSDIQAEDGQVIATAHVDDAAQVRAVVEELRDAFGDVALRSLHQHGEGTLGDAVVVDRGQLTDRQREVLETAHEMGYFDYPKGANAGEVAEALDISVSTLAEHLAAAQTKLLDDVLP; encoded by the coding sequence ATGTCCGAGGGACTTCGCGTCGAGCTGGCGATCGACTCGCCCGAGGCCTGCCCCGTCGCCGACGCCTCCGAGCGGGTCGACGGGTCGGTCACGAACGTCACGCGTTCGACCGGCGGCGAAGCGGTCGTCGAAGAGTTCTCCGCGCCCGCCGGAACGGACGTGGGCGAGGCCGTCGAACCGCTCTTCGAGAACGGCTCGGAGGCGCGCTATCGCTTCCGGCGCGATCCCGACCAGGACTGTTTCTGTGACGCCGTCGAGACGTTCGACTGTGCGGTCAGCGACATCCAGGCGGAGGACGGGCAAGTCATCGCCACGGCCCACGTCGACGACGCGGCCCAGGTGCGTGCAGTCGTCGAGGAACTCCGGGACGCGTTCGGCGACGTGGCCCTGCGCTCGCTGCACCAGCACGGCGAGGGGACGCTGGGGGACGCCGTCGTCGTCGACCGCGGACAGCTGACCGATCGACAGCGCGAAGTGCTGGAAACCGCCCACGAGATGGGCTATTTCGACTATCCGAAAGGCGCGAACGCCGGTGAGGTCGCCGAGGCGCTCGACATCTCCGTCTCGACGCTGGCCGAGCACCTCGCGGCCGCCCAGACCAAACTGCTCGACGACGTACTGCCCTAG
- a CDS encoding SHOCT domain-containing protein: MSEETPIDRARENATGIVSMLVTGIWMIGLFTGQEWWLPALIVGYAVFVPLTATLFGDEEDREEWADDVTGTVSGETTRDESEREADSPNEIPLEALRRRYAEGELTDEQFERKLDRLLETETLEDVEEYRERASQERERELE, translated from the coding sequence ATGAGCGAGGAGACGCCGATCGACCGCGCCCGCGAGAACGCCACGGGGATCGTCTCCATGCTGGTGACCGGCATCTGGATGATCGGTCTGTTCACCGGACAGGAGTGGTGGCTCCCGGCGCTGATCGTCGGATACGCCGTGTTCGTTCCACTGACCGCGACCCTGTTCGGCGACGAGGAAGACCGAGAGGAGTGGGCCGACGACGTGACCGGCACTGTATCTGGCGAGACGACGAGAGACGAATCGGAGCGGGAAGCCGACAGTCCGAACGAGATCCCACTGGAGGCGCTGCGCCGTCGCTACGCCGAAGGCGAGCTCACCGACGAGCAGTTCGAGCGCAAGCTCGACCGACTGCTGGAGACCGAGACGCTCGAAGACGTCGAAGAGTACCGCGAGCGGGCCAGCCAGGAGCGCGAGCGGGAACTGGAGTAG
- a CDS encoding acyltransferase, translated as MDGREAKRSTVDDSVERRDVPAAGWYQIRNPIRFGLTYYVFELCKHLPPIAKNPVYRAFGVEIGSGSVLAPAVVVDPFFPEKITIGEGSLIGWGTKLLTHEGYTDEWHVGPVEIGDDVTLGHGSSTRPGVTIGDGATVAAHSFVNRDVAPGERVGGVPIEPLSGDE; from the coding sequence ATGGACGGACGCGAAGCGAAGCGGTCGACCGTCGACGACAGCGTCGAACGCCGCGACGTACCGGCCGCTGGCTGGTACCAGATACGGAATCCGATCCGGTTCGGCCTGACCTACTACGTCTTCGAACTGTGTAAACACCTGCCACCGATCGCCAAGAACCCGGTCTATCGGGCCTTCGGCGTCGAGATCGGGTCGGGCTCAGTGCTCGCGCCGGCCGTCGTCGTCGACCCGTTCTTCCCGGAGAAGATCACGATCGGCGAGGGATCGCTGATCGGCTGGGGGACGAAGCTGCTCACCCACGAGGGGTACACCGACGAGTGGCACGTCGGCCCCGTCGAGATCGGCGACGACGTGACCCTGGGACACGGCTCCTCGACGCGGCCGGGCGTGACGATCGGCGACGGTGCGACGGTCGCCGCCCACTCGTTCGTCAACCGCGACGTGGCACCGGGCGAGCGCGTCGGCGGGGTCCCGATCGAACCCCTCTCCGGCGACGAGTGA
- a CDS encoding phytoene desaturase family protein has translation MQSRRSGDPTVTVIGGGFGGLSAAAYLGRAGLDVRLLERHDRVGGHAGVLERDGFRFDTGPSWYLMPDVFERFFAHFDREPGDYYELERLDPQYRVCWKDGDSVTVPPDRDRVEAIFESYEEGAGEALAAYLDDAERNYELAMDRVVYEGRERLREFVDTDLLPMAPRYRLFGNIDDYVSRYVEHPKLRQLLEYTLVFLGGSPYNTPALYSIMSHVDLNLNVFYPEGGIAGVVDALAELAREQGVTIRTGVEVQHVGGEAGQFELSTDDGLVESDLVVSNANPADTERALLDDRDRAHDPGYWDDQTYAPSAFLLYLGVEGDVDPLEHHTLVLPTDWSDHFEAIFDEPRWPDDPAYYLSVTSKTDDTVAPDGHHAVVALVPIAPGLDDAPDVRERFREQVLTDLAEHTGVDLRDRIVSETTACVSEFADRYGDPDGTALGLAHTLFQTGPFRPSHRGPLDGFYYTGAYTTPGIGMPMCLISGEHTATAIFEDYPALGDTEALASVE, from the coding sequence ATGCAAAGTCGGCGCTCGGGCGATCCGACGGTGACGGTGATCGGCGGCGGGTTCGGCGGCCTCTCGGCGGCCGCGTACCTCGGACGGGCAGGACTGGACGTGCGACTCCTCGAACGCCACGACCGGGTCGGGGGTCACGCCGGTGTACTCGAACGCGACGGGTTCCGGTTCGACACGGGACCGTCCTGGTACCTGATGCCCGACGTGTTCGAGCGGTTCTTCGCTCACTTCGACCGCGAACCGGGTGACTACTACGAACTGGAGCGACTCGATCCACAGTACCGGGTGTGCTGGAAGGACGGCGACAGCGTGACGGTCCCGCCCGATCGCGACCGCGTCGAGGCGATCTTCGAGTCCTACGAGGAGGGGGCCGGCGAGGCACTCGCCGCGTACCTCGACGACGCCGAGCGCAACTACGAGCTGGCGATGGATCGCGTCGTCTACGAGGGCCGTGAGCGACTCCGAGAGTTCGTCGACACCGACCTGCTCCCGATGGCACCGCGCTATCGCCTGTTCGGGAACATAGACGACTACGTGAGCCGCTACGTCGAGCACCCGAAGCTCCGTCAGCTCCTGGAGTACACCCTCGTCTTCCTCGGTGGCTCGCCGTACAACACCCCTGCGCTGTACTCGATCATGAGTCACGTCGACCTGAACCTGAACGTCTTCTACCCGGAGGGGGGTATCGCTGGCGTCGTCGACGCGCTGGCGGAGCTGGCCCGCGAGCAAGGCGTCACCATCCGGACCGGCGTCGAGGTCCAGCACGTCGGCGGCGAGGCCGGTCAGTTCGAACTGTCGACCGACGACGGCCTCGTAGAGAGCGACCTCGTCGTCAGCAACGCCAACCCGGCCGACACCGAGCGAGCGCTGCTCGACGACCGGGACCGCGCACACGACCCCGGATACTGGGACGACCAGACCTACGCGCCGTCGGCGTTCTTGCTGTATCTCGGCGTCGAGGGCGACGTGGACCCGCTCGAACATCACACGCTCGTCTTGCCGACGGACTGGTCGGACCACTTCGAGGCGATCTTCGACGAGCCGCGCTGGCCCGACGATCCGGCCTACTACCTCTCGGTGACCTCGAAGACCGACGACACCGTCGCTCCCGACGGACACCACGCGGTCGTCGCGCTCGTCCCGATCGCTCCGGGTCTCGACGACGCTCCGGACGTGCGCGAGCGGTTCCGCGAGCAGGTCCTCACGGATCTGGCAGAACACACCGGCGTGGACCTCCGCGATCGGATCGTCTCGGAGACGACGGCCTGCGTCAGCGAGTTCGCCGACCGCTACGGTGACCCCGACGGGACGGCGCTGGGTCTCGCACACACCCTGTTCCAGACCGGTCCCTTCCGACCGAGTCACCGCGGTCCACTGGACGGCTTCTACTACACCGGGGCCTACACGACGCCGGGGATCGGGATGCCGATGTGTCTCATCAGCGGCGAACACACCGCCACCGCGATCTTCGAGGACTATCCGGCGCTGGGCGACACCGAGGCCCTCGCGTCGGTCGAGTGA
- a CDS encoding Brp/Blh family beta-carotene 15,15'-dioxygenase, with amino-acid sequence MRPTETLSAWRLYRDVDTHPSLGLSRAALLVLLVGFGGLALAGIEVPLRAQMVVYLVGMVALNLPHGGYEHFENLRRRRPTVRWRYVGAYLLAIGAFVGLFLLAPVAGLALALVVAMAKGGLGGLHVLAATSGTGHLQTRPQRALAIAVRGGAVMLVPIVFHPTTFHSFSSLMVGLVEPGALAAYSGQFDLTRRVIAVGYALALGAHVGLGYVRGGGRSWLVDAGESVLLAAYFAVVPVLVAVGLYFPFWYSARQVARTATVEAEPVGDDEWDLVGGSSASTVALRAWGILIAGALATFAVLAVVYWLFPNPLAGTAALPGAVAFWSVFISIVALPHVLVGSLLDRDRGIWYVP; translated from the coding sequence ATGCGCCCGACGGAGACCCTCTCGGCGTGGCGGCTGTACCGGGACGTGGACACACACCCGTCGCTCGGACTCTCTCGGGCCGCACTGCTGGTCTTGCTGGTCGGGTTCGGCGGGCTCGCACTCGCCGGGATCGAGGTTCCGCTCCGGGCCCAGATGGTCGTCTACCTCGTCGGGATGGTCGCGCTGAACCTCCCACACGGCGGGTACGAGCACTTCGAGAACCTCCGGCGGCGACGGCCGACGGTCCGGTGGCGGTACGTCGGAGCGTACCTGCTGGCCATCGGTGCCTTCGTGGGACTCTTTTTGCTCGCGCCGGTCGCGGGGCTCGCGCTCGCCCTGGTGGTCGCGATGGCGAAAGGCGGGCTCGGTGGGCTCCACGTGCTCGCGGCGACGAGTGGGACCGGACACCTGCAGACCCGTCCACAGCGTGCGCTCGCGATCGCCGTCCGGGGCGGTGCGGTCATGCTCGTCCCCATCGTCTTCCACCCGACGACGTTCCACAGCTTCAGCTCGCTCATGGTCGGGCTCGTCGAACCCGGCGCGCTCGCGGCCTACAGCGGCCAGTTCGACCTGACCCGGCGCGTGATCGCCGTCGGCTACGCGCTCGCGCTGGGCGCGCACGTCGGACTGGGCTACGTCCGGGGCGGCGGCCGCTCGTGGCTCGTCGACGCGGGCGAGTCCGTCCTGCTGGCCGCGTACTTCGCCGTCGTGCCCGTGCTGGTCGCGGTCGGTCTGTACTTCCCGTTCTGGTACTCGGCCCGCCAGGTCGCTCGGACGGCGACCGTCGAGGCCGAACCGGTCGGCGACGACGAGTGGGATCTGGTCGGGGGCAGCTCGGCGTCGACGGTGGCGCTGCGCGCGTGGGGCATCCTGATCGCCGGTGCGCTGGCGACGTTCGCCGTGCTCGCGGTCGTCTACTGGCTGTTCCCCAACCCCCTCGCCGGTACCGCCGCACTCCCCGGTGCAGTCGCGTTCTGGAGCGTCTTCATCAGTATCGTCGCGCTCCCACACGTCCTCGTGGGCTCGCTGCTGGACCGCGACCGGGGCATCTGGTACGTTCCCTGA
- a CDS encoding RAD55 family ATPase, producing MSGGADGVYEFGDGVPIEPIEAGSTVLVAGPALSRAEDLVRSMVADGTETGDGMLFVSTNQSCETLLDSCRRLHPSFDTDRAGVIDCTGQDLAESQFDLRVRSISTQSDLTGIGMRFSALYESLYADAADGRVRTGLVSLSSLSMYVDMRALFRFVQTLSGRIDSAGGLGLFSIDPTTHDTKTVNTISQVADGRIEVREPEDGDADGELRVRGLRGQPDGWQPFTLP from the coding sequence ATGAGCGGCGGAGCCGACGGCGTCTACGAGTTCGGCGACGGCGTCCCGATCGAACCGATCGAGGCGGGTTCGACCGTGCTGGTCGCCGGGCCGGCGCTGAGCCGCGCCGAGGACCTCGTCCGCTCGATGGTCGCCGACGGGACGGAGACGGGCGACGGCATGCTGTTCGTCTCGACCAACCAGAGCTGCGAGACGCTGCTCGACAGCTGCCGTCGACTCCACCCGTCGTTCGACACCGACCGGGCGGGCGTCATCGACTGTACCGGACAGGACCTCGCCGAGTCGCAGTTCGATCTCAGGGTCAGGTCGATCTCGACCCAGAGCGACCTCACCGGCATCGGGATGCGCTTCTCGGCGCTGTACGAGTCGCTGTACGCCGACGCCGCCGACGGCCGCGTCCGGACCGGGCTGGTCAGCCTCTCGTCGCTGTCGATGTACGTCGACATGCGGGCGCTGTTCCGGTTCGTCCAGACGCTCTCGGGTCGGATCGACAGCGCCGGTGGACTGGGGCTGTTCTCGATCGATCCGACGACTCACGACACGAAGACGGTCAACACGATCAGTCAGGTGGCCGACGGGCGGATCGAAGTCCGGGAACCGGAGGACGGCGACGCCGACGGCGAGTTGCGCGTGCGCGGCCTGCGCGGTCAGCCGGACGGCTGGCAGCCGTTCACGCTGCCGTAG
- a CDS encoding GAF domain-containing protein has protein sequence MADDVANSMPSHRILCVDPDEDARQDTVERLRTELTEFDPVFETAATLDDATTAVSTDLAAVVTEYDLADGTGLELVTAVRDTAPDAGCILYTDAAPDAISTDELRGTITEYVGKGSVFGTERLARLLQTTVEGKSQASYPLPQNERERLAALQSYDLDDRALLESLDRITDLAATHFSVERASINIISEHSQDFLACYGGANEWDTMDRQDSICTFTIVEDDDVLAVEDVTEDPRFESRSDTLLDMGIRAYLGANLVTRSGLVIGPLCIYDDEPRSFSAADEAYLRDLAAVAMDVIELHARLDGGVETDGEEP, from the coding sequence GTGGCAGACGATGTAGCCAACAGCATGCCGTCTCATCGCATCCTCTGTGTCGATCCCGACGAGGACGCCCGCCAGGACACGGTCGAACGGCTCCGGACCGAGCTCACGGAGTTCGACCCGGTCTTCGAGACCGCGGCGACCCTCGACGACGCGACAACAGCCGTCTCGACCGACCTGGCCGCCGTCGTCACGGAGTACGACCTGGCCGACGGAACGGGCCTGGAACTGGTGACTGCGGTCCGTGACACCGCGCCGGACGCGGGCTGTATCCTCTATACTGACGCCGCTCCGGACGCCATCAGCACCGACGAACTGCGCGGGACCATCACCGAGTACGTCGGCAAGGGCTCGGTGTTCGGGACCGAACGACTGGCCAGACTGCTCCAGACGACTGTTGAGGGCAAGTCACAGGCCTCGTACCCGCTGCCACAGAACGAACGCGAGCGGCTGGCGGCCCTCCAGTCGTACGATCTCGACGATCGGGCACTGCTCGAATCCCTGGACCGCATCACCGACCTGGCGGCCACGCACTTCTCGGTCGAGCGCGCCTCGATCAACATCATCAGCGAGCACAGTCAGGACTTTCTGGCCTGCTACGGCGGGGCCAACGAGTGGGACACGATGGACCGGCAGGACTCTATCTGTACGTTCACGATCGTCGAAGACGACGACGTGCTCGCCGTCGAGGACGTGACCGAGGACCCGCGCTTCGAGTCCCGCAGCGACACGCTCCTGGACATGGGGATCCGGGCGTACCTGGGCGCGAACCTCGTGACCAGGAGCGGGCTCGTGATCGGGCCGCTGTGTATCTACGACGACGAGCCGCGTTCGTTCTCGGCGGCCGACGAAGCGTATCTCCGCGATCTGGCGGCCGTCGCCATGGACGTGATCGAACTCCACGCCCGACTGGACGGCGGCGTCGAGACGGACGGAGAAGAGCCATGA